In Oceanobacillus sp. FSL K6-2867, one DNA window encodes the following:
- a CDS encoding DUF6526 family protein, whose translation MIPTLVCKGGSFIKQTQSADNQTATAFFPAAPDSDYLLAGITSMITVIAQGNFTFSHALLLGLILTIITGILARKYALSLQDRLIWTEETLAYIYSYLSKISPS comes from the coding sequence ATAATACCCACGCTGGTATGTAAAGGAGGCAGCTTTATAAAACAAACTCAATCTGCTGATAATCAAACCGCAACAGCGTTTTTTCCGGCTGCCCCTGACTCTGATTATCTCCTTGCTGGCATTACATCCATGATCACCGTAATCGCGCAAGGTAATTTTACCTTTTCTCATGCTCTCTTACTCGGTTTGATTCTCACTATTATTACAGGTATACTTGCACGAAAATACGCACTTAGCCTGCAAGACAGATTAATTTGGACCGAAGAAACTCTCGCATATATTTATTCATACCTATCAAAAATCTCTCCATCTTAA